The following proteins are encoded in a genomic region of Gossypium hirsutum isolate 1008001.06 chromosome D05, Gossypium_hirsutum_v2.1, whole genome shotgun sequence:
- the LOC107897052 gene encoding subtilisin-like protease SBT3, producing the protein MAAHHINLLFICLYFSLSFIFTKQVQADNYIIHMDHSAMPKAFAGRQSWYLATLSSLSANLRANTNSTIPTAELLYSYNHVIQGFSASLTLAQLEALKNSRGYVSSIRDKTVKLDTTYSFKFLGLSSDAGLWPASGFGKDVIIGLIDTGVWPESESFNDDGMNDVPFRWKGKCESGTQFNSSVCNKKLIGARSFNKGLIANNPSITISMNSPRDTAGHGTHTSSTAAGTYVGDASYFGYAQGNARGMAPGARVAMYKALWDEGSYTTDVIAAIDQAINDGVDVLSLSFGLDELELYEDPIAIATFAAIEKNIFVSTSAGNEGPDLETLHNGTPWVLTVAAGTMDRSFGASLSLGTDGYVRGAALYPGNFSSIQYPIVFMDKCDETKELKKLVGMIIVCQDPGKEDSLNDQFSSIQVAGNVAGVFITNSTLLDIFTQSPLPAIFLEQKGGDIVVDYIKTNKNPKASIEFKTTFLGSKPSPTVTSYTSRGPSYSAPSVLKPDIMAPGDSILAAWPLNIGVARLNDDMLFSSFNLLSGTSMACPHVAGIAALLKGAHPDWSPTAIRSALMTTSDPIDNAGNPIEDIGTNLQPATPLAMGAGHINPNKALDPGIVYDATVQDYIDFLCGLNFTPQQIKTITGSSSNKCSNPSLDLNYPSFIAYFNDRNVKPDSNTVKEFQRTVTNVGEGSFIYKASLTAMKGVKVSVEPDTLVFKEINEKRSFKLSIEGPRQLDKTVSFGYLIWEDSQRKHVVRSPIVATSYKIDK; encoded by the coding sequence ATGGCAGCTCATCATATCAATCTCCTGTTTATTTGCCTTTATTTTAGTCTATCATTCATCTTTACAAAGCAGGTACAAGCCGACAACTATATCATTCACATGGACCACTCTGCCATGCCCAAAGCTTTCGCCGGCCGCCAAAGCTGGTACTTGGCTACACTTTCATCTTTATCTGCTAACTTGAGAGCTAACACCAATTCAACCATCCCCACCGCTGAACTTCTCTATAGTTACAACCATGTTATTCAAGGTTTCAGTGCGAGTCTCACTCTGGCTCAGCTTGAGGCCTTGAAAAACTCTCGGGGGTATGTTTCTTCTATTAGAGACAAAACTGTGAAGCTCGATACTACTTATTCTTTCAAGTTTCTTGGCTTGAGTTCCGATGCCGGTTTGTGGCCGGCGTCGGGTTTCGGAAAAGATGTTATTATTGGGCTGATTGATACCGGGGTTTGGCCGGAAAGTGAGAGCTTTAATGATGATGGAATGAATGATGTTCCATTTAGATGGAAAGGGAAATGTGAGAGTGGTACCCAATTCAACTCTTCAGTCTGCAACAAAAAGCTCATCGGTGCAAGGTCTTTCAATAAAGGTTTGATTGCCAACAATCCTAGTATCACCATCTCAATGAATTCTCCACGGGACACTGCAGGACATGGGACTCATACATCATCAACTGCGGCTGGAACATATGTGGGAGATGCTTCATACTTTGGATATGCCCAGGGAAATGCTAGAGGAATGGCTCCAGGGGCTCGAGTTGCCATGTATAAAGCTCTTTGGGATGAAGGCTCATATACGACCGATGTAATTGCTGCAATTGATCAAGCGATTAATGACGGTGTTGATGTTCTTTCCTTGTCATTTGGCTTGGATGAGCTTGAATTGTATGAAGACCCCATAGCAATAGCCACATTTGCTGCTATAGAGAAGAACATTTTCGTTTCTACATCTGCAGGAAATGAAGGCCCAGATTTAGAGACCCTACATAATGGAACCCCTTGGGTTTTAACTGTGGCTGCCGGTACAATGGATCGATCCTTCGGCGCAAGTTTAAGCCTTGGAACCGATGGTTATGTCAGAGGAGCTGCTCTTTATCCTGGGAATTTTTCTTCAATCCAATACCCAATTGTTTTCATGGACAAATGTGATGAGACCAAAGAGTTGAAGAAACTTGTGGGAATGATTATTGTTTGCCAAGATCCAGGCAAGGAAGATTCCCTCAATGACCAATTTAGCAGCATTCAAGTGGCGGGGAATGTAGCTGGTGTTTTCATAACAAATAGTACCCTCTTGGATATATTCACTCAAAGCCCTTTACCAGCCATTTTCCTGGAACAAAAAGGTGGCGATATTGTCGTCGATTACATTAAGACCAATAAAAACCCAAAAGCCAGCATTGAGTTTAAAACAACATTTCTGGGTTCCAAACCCTCACCCACTGTAACTAGTTATACATCTAGAGGACCATCCTATAGTGCTCCATCGGTCCTCAAGCCTGATATTATGGCCCCTGGTGACTCAATCCTAGCTGCTTGGCCGCTAAATATCGGAGTGGCTCGTTTGAATGACGATATGTTGTTTAGTAGCTTCAATTTACTTTCGGGAACATCCATGGCATGCCCCCATGTAGCAGGAATTGCAGCACTCCTGAAAGGGGCACATCCGGATTGGAGCCCCACAGCGATCCGATCAGCCTTGATGACTACGTCGGATCCCATCGATAACGCCGGCAATCCTATCGAGGATATCGGTACTAATCTCCAACCGGCCACTCCACTAGCAATGGGAGCTGGCCATATCAATCCCAACAAAGCGCTTGACCCCGGGATCGTATACGATGCTACAGTCCAAGATTACATCGACTTTCTTTGCGGTCTAAACTTTACACCACAACAAATAAAAACCATCACAGGATCATCTTCAAACAAGTGTTCCAACCCTTCTTTAGATCTCAATTACCCTTCTTTTATAGCGTATTTCAATGACAGGAATGTGAAACCGGATTCCAACACTGTGAAGGAATTTCAAAGAACGGTGACTAATGTTGGAGAAGGAAGCTTCATCTACAAAGCAAGTTTGACAGCAATGAAGGGGGTTAAGGTAAGTGTGGAGCCAGACACGTTGGTCTTCAAGGAAATAAACGAGAAGAGAAGCTTCAAGTTGAGCATTGAAGGTCCAAGACAGCTTGATAAGACTGTGTCTTTTGGTTATCTCATTTGGGAAGACAGCCAACGAAAACATGTTGTTAGAAGTCCCATTGTTGCCACAAGCTACAAGATCGACAAATGA